Proteins found in one Nocardia brasiliensis ATCC 700358 genomic segment:
- a CDS encoding RICIN domain-containing protein: MERAEEGGAAPSPGDLPEPGGAGSPVEFIAVLRLLKTWSGLAYRQLEGKAAASGDVLPSSTIATTLGRDTLPRERFVIAFTRACGLDDTQVQKWLEVRRSLAMRDQAPARAVAESAPTDEPEPVAETPKPIRRKRLSRWLHPVACAVAAAIGIVGTLAVQGWVLHTHDETLPTASQPLPGLALADVGSWVRIQPARTPELCLAEGRDRTQRYPTAIAAQRACTPASPRVYLDPIDEGTVQIQWHHSKYGIGCLTVLAGGPGDNLLEPRDDCADDNPAQQFRIEPTGPASAARFRIRTTATNHCLALRDQDTTEGAEIVQGRCSGARDQEFLIHLIPPA; this comes from the coding sequence ATGGAGCGAGCGGAGGAGGGTGGGGCCGCCCCATCGCCTGGTGACCTACCTGAGCCGGGCGGGGCCGGTTCTCCTGTCGAATTCATCGCCGTATTGCGGCTGTTGAAAACGTGGTCCGGGTTGGCTTACCGGCAGCTGGAAGGGAAGGCCGCGGCCTCCGGTGACGTGCTGCCGTCCAGCACGATCGCGACCACGCTCGGGCGCGACACTCTGCCCAGGGAACGATTCGTCATCGCGTTCACCCGGGCCTGCGGCCTCGACGACACCCAGGTACAGAAATGGCTCGAGGTGCGCCGATCCCTCGCCATGCGCGACCAGGCGCCGGCCCGGGCCGTCGCCGAGAGCGCACCCACAGACGAGCCGGAACCAGTCGCCGAGACACCGAAACCGATACGGCGAAAACGTCTTTCGCGCTGGCTGCATCCGGTTGCCTGCGCCGTCGCCGCGGCGATCGGCATCGTGGGGACGCTGGCCGTGCAGGGCTGGGTGCTGCACACCCACGACGAAACGCTGCCGACGGCGAGCCAGCCGCTGCCGGGGTTGGCGCTCGCGGACGTGGGCAGCTGGGTGCGTATCCAACCGGCCCGCACGCCCGAATTGTGCCTGGCCGAGGGACGCGACCGCACCCAGCGCTACCCCACCGCCATCGCGGCCCAGCGCGCCTGCACCCCGGCGTCACCTCGGGTCTACCTCGACCCGATCGATGAGGGCACGGTCCAGATCCAATGGCACCACTCGAAATACGGCATCGGCTGCCTCACCGTCCTGGCGGGCGGGCCGGGCGACAACCTGCTCGAGCCCAGGGACGACTGCGCCGACGACAATCCCGCCCAGCAGTTCCGGATCGAGCCGACGGGCCCGGCCTCCGCCGCCCGCTTCCGCATCCGCACCACCGCCACGAACCACTGCCTGGCCCTGCGCGATCAAGACACCACCGAGGGCGCCGAAATCGTCCAGGGCCGCTGCTCCGGCGCCCGGGACCAGGAATTCCTGATCCACCTCATCCCACCCGCATGA
- a CDS encoding FAD-dependent oxidoreductase — protein sequence MNARASIHHEWQVVVVGAGHAGLCAGIAARQAGAESVVVLEAAPKDLRGGNSALTKSVRFPWHERSYIAALLDEPDDRRVDTLLAGRREYTEDDYLDDWLRVSGSQVDAALIESIIHRANSAITWMHGLGQRWVPRKNPLPGDVPVVFDGGGQGLQDRNFDQYERLGGVVYYENPVTGIEPAAGGQYRVLGSGPAFPLVCDALILASGGFEGNAQMRGHHLGSPWREVKLRGVPFNDGLPLAAAIALGADTAGNWRKCHTTPQGTGLPSYMLPGQMSRSHELTRYAFPRGIVVNRSGRRFFDECAEYSNLAYVTLGQKIMEQPGKIAFQIFDSKVINAGGLPDSYFSDPASIIAPSLEDGARQLGIDIGQLRDEVARLNGDKHAVTHIDTPPYLFAPVVSGLTFTYGGLSVTENAEVRGGGAPIDGLYAAGVIVGGLYDQGYPAGTGLMAGAVLGRAAGTHAAEHARRAGAV from the coding sequence ATGAATGCCCGAGCAAGTATTCATCACGAATGGCAGGTAGTGGTCGTCGGCGCCGGCCATGCCGGTCTGTGCGCGGGAATCGCGGCGCGGCAAGCGGGCGCGGAGTCCGTGGTCGTCCTCGAAGCCGCGCCGAAGGATCTGCGCGGCGGTAACAGCGCGTTGACGAAAAGCGTGCGGTTCCCTTGGCACGAACGGTCTTACATCGCCGCGCTGCTCGACGAACCGGACGACCGCCGCGTCGACACGTTGCTCGCGGGGCGGCGGGAATACACCGAGGACGACTACCTCGACGACTGGCTCCGGGTGTCCGGCAGCCAGGTCGACGCGGCACTCATCGAGTCGATCATCCATCGCGCGAACAGCGCGATCACCTGGATGCACGGCCTCGGCCAGCGGTGGGTGCCGAGAAAGAATCCGCTGCCCGGTGACGTGCCGGTCGTGTTCGACGGCGGTGGGCAGGGGCTGCAGGACCGCAACTTCGATCAGTACGAACGCCTCGGCGGCGTCGTCTATTACGAGAATCCGGTAACCGGCATAGAACCGGCGGCCGGCGGACAGTACCGGGTGCTCGGGTCGGGACCGGCATTCCCGCTCGTCTGCGACGCACTGATCCTCGCGTCCGGTGGATTCGAAGGCAACGCGCAGATGCGCGGGCACCACCTGGGCAGCCCCTGGCGCGAGGTGAAATTGCGTGGCGTGCCGTTCAACGACGGGCTGCCCTTGGCGGCGGCCATCGCACTGGGCGCGGACACGGCGGGCAACTGGCGAAAGTGCCACACCACGCCACAGGGCACCGGGTTACCCAGCTATATGTTGCCCGGCCAGATGTCCAGATCGCACGAGCTGACCCGGTACGCCTTCCCCCGCGGCATCGTCGTCAACCGGTCCGGCCGCAGATTCTTCGACGAATGCGCCGAGTACAGCAATCTCGCCTACGTCACGCTCGGGCAGAAGATCATGGAACAGCCCGGCAAGATCGCGTTCCAGATCTTCGACAGCAAGGTGATCAATGCCGGGGGGCTGCCCGACAGCTATTTCAGCGACCCGGCATCGATCATCGCCCCCTCCCTCGAGGACGGTGCTCGTCAGCTCGGCATCGATATCGGCCAACTGCGTGACGAGGTAGCGCGGTTGAACGGCGACAAGCACGCGGTCACCCATATCGACACGCCGCCTTATCTTTTCGCCCCGGTGGTCTCGGGGCTGACGTTCACCTACGGCGGACTGTCGGTGACCGAGAATGCCGAGGTGCGCGGCGGGGGTGCGCCGATCGACGGACTCTATGCCGCGGGGGTGATCGTCGGCGGACTCTACGATCAGGGCTATCCGGCGGGCACCGGATTGATGGCAGGCGCGGTGCTCGGCCGAGCGGCGGGCACGCACGCGGCCGAACACGCCCGACGTGCCGGGGCGGTCTGA
- a CDS encoding UDP-glucose dehydrogenase family protein: MNAVFKTDIAVVGAGYVGLTTAVCLASLGHRVVCADVDPAKIETLSGGASTIAEPGMCELVVDGLASGRLSFVLGASAAVAAAEFVILCVPTPMGADGAADLRTLEAVIAEVRDRLRPGCVVVNKSTVPVGTAVRLGGVIGRDDIAVVSNPEFLREGSAIRDFLSPDRIVVGSNDPEAAERVAALYGPLDAPVLLTGAASAELIKYAANCYLATRLSYVNAIAELCECLGADISDVTAGMGYDQRIGKEFLRPGPGWGGSCLPKDTHALLRSAETVGCDFPLLRAAIDTNARQRDLVVDKVRQAVGGSLAGVRIGLLGLTFKAGTDDLRDSPALAIADRLLAEGADVRAYDPSVRAAVPATPDRLRVMDTAYHVAHGSAAILLLTEWPEFRDLDWKRMAGLLSGRAVIDARNHLDPIALHLAGLSCERVGRAGPKLTDLGLAG; encoded by the coding sequence ATGAATGCTGTGTTCAAAACTGATATCGCTGTCGTCGGCGCCGGCTACGTCGGACTGACGACGGCGGTGTGCTTGGCCTCGCTGGGCCATCGCGTGGTGTGCGCCGATGTCGACCCCGCGAAGATCGAAACCCTGTCCGGCGGTGCGTCGACCATCGCGGAGCCGGGGATGTGTGAACTCGTCGTGGACGGATTGGCCTCGGGGCGACTGAGTTTCGTGCTCGGCGCGAGCGCGGCGGTGGCCGCGGCCGAGTTCGTGATCCTGTGCGTCCCGACCCCGATGGGCGCCGACGGCGCGGCGGACCTGCGGACGTTGGAGGCCGTCATCGCGGAGGTGCGCGACCGGCTGCGGCCCGGCTGTGTCGTCGTGAACAAATCGACCGTGCCCGTCGGCACCGCGGTGCGCCTCGGCGGGGTGATCGGCCGAGACGACATCGCGGTCGTCTCCAACCCGGAGTTCCTGCGGGAAGGGTCCGCGATCCGCGACTTCCTGAGCCCCGACCGGATCGTGGTCGGCTCGAACGATCCCGAAGCGGCCGAACGGGTCGCCGCGCTGTACGGTCCGCTCGACGCGCCCGTGCTGCTGACCGGTGCGGCGAGCGCGGAACTGATCAAGTACGCGGCCAACTGCTATCTGGCCACGCGGCTGTCCTACGTGAACGCCATCGCGGAGTTGTGCGAATGTCTCGGCGCGGATATCAGCGACGTGACCGCGGGCATGGGCTACGACCAGCGGATCGGCAAGGAGTTTCTCCGACCCGGTCCGGGGTGGGGCGGGTCTTGTCTGCCCAAGGACACGCACGCGCTGTTGCGTTCGGCGGAAACGGTCGGCTGCGATTTCCCGCTGCTGCGGGCGGCCATCGACACCAACGCCAGACAGCGCGACCTGGTGGTGGACAAGGTGCGCCAAGCGGTCGGCGGCAGCTTGGCGGGTGTCCGAATCGGGTTGCTGGGCTTGACTTTCAAGGCCGGCACCGACGACCTGCGGGACTCGCCGGCGCTGGCGATCGCGGACCGGTTGCTCGCCGAGGGTGCGGACGTGCGCGCCTACGATCCCAGCGTCCGCGCCGCGGTGCCCGCCACGCCGGATCGCCTGCGGGTCATGGACACCGCCTATCACGTGGCACACGGTTCGGCGGCGATCCTGCTGCTCACCGAGTGGCCCGAGTTCCGCGACCTGGACTGGAAGCGGATGGCGGGCCTGCTCAGCGGTCGTGCGGTGATCGACGCCCGAAATCACCTGGACCCCATCGCCCTGCACCTGGCAGGCCTGTCCTGTGAACGAGTCGGCCGAGCCGGCCCGAAGCTGACCGATCTGGGGCTGGCCGGCTGA
- a CDS encoding JmjC domain-containing protein yields MTADQAGFGFADWFAPLTLPEFNRDVLGRRTLVTPPRPELAERLSAALDIRTAQDLFDKRVRQVSAWFPRLDGAISSAIIQPDTAKRFYDAGTTLFYQEVAEFDPFAREAAAAFGVSAKSAKCQLFCNRPGAVTAVHFDPIDVVTVQLSGRKTWRVAPNSFAPAPLEGWSTKESVPPVLRLYADGPRPTAIPDDATEFVLEPGAVLHVPRGYWHETASDQDSISLHILLIPPLRLDFLLAALRNELLRDPYWRASAYDCSGSEWLGPARDTFATAVDRIDIADLVRAPLPDQPVQLGTTFVRAGQSCLSIESADAASARIALTAFGFSETTTSTTSVDRRLLPPCRWLNTLETGTRVDVADLVAAFPELPKPDACDLLALFERTRLLRRC; encoded by the coding sequence ATGACCGCCGACCAGGCCGGGTTCGGCTTCGCCGACTGGTTCGCGCCGCTCACGCTGCCGGAGTTCAACCGCGACGTGCTCGGCCGCCGGACCCTGGTGACCCCGCCACGTCCCGAACTGGCCGAGCGGCTCAGCGCGGCGCTCGATATCCGAACCGCCCAGGACCTGTTCGACAAGCGGGTCCGGCAGGTCTCGGCGTGGTTCCCGCGCCTCGACGGCGCGATCAGCTCGGCGATCATCCAGCCCGACACCGCCAAACGCTTCTACGACGCCGGGACAACCCTGTTCTATCAGGAGGTCGCCGAGTTCGACCCGTTCGCCCGCGAGGCGGCGGCCGCGTTCGGCGTCTCCGCCAAATCGGCGAAATGCCAACTGTTCTGCAACCGTCCCGGCGCGGTGACCGCCGTGCATTTCGATCCGATCGACGTGGTCACGGTGCAATTGAGCGGCCGCAAGACGTGGCGCGTCGCGCCGAACTCGTTCGCGCCGGCGCCGTTGGAAGGCTGGTCGACGAAGGAGTCGGTGCCGCCGGTGCTGCGCCTCTACGCCGACGGACCGCGCCCCACCGCCATTCCCGACGACGCGACCGAGTTCGTCCTCGAACCCGGTGCGGTACTGCATGTGCCGCGCGGCTACTGGCACGAGACCGCCTCCGATCAGGATTCGATCTCCCTGCATATCCTCCTGATTCCACCGTTGCGTCTCGATTTCCTGCTCGCCGCGCTGCGCAACGAGCTGCTGCGCGACCCGTACTGGCGTGCATCGGCCTACGACTGCAGCGGTTCCGAGTGGCTGGGTCCCGCGCGAGACACCTTCGCGACCGCGGTCGATCGGATCGATATCGCGGACCTCGTTCGAGCGCCGCTGCCCGACCAGCCCGTACAGCTCGGTACGACCTTTGTACGGGCTGGTCAATCGTGCCTGAGCATCGAGTCGGCCGACGCCGCCAGCGCGCGAATAGCCTTGACCGCCTTCGGATTCAGCGAGACGACCACCTCGACGACCAGCGTCGACCGGCGACTGCTGCCGCCCTGCCGCTGGCTGAACACACTCGAAACCGGCACCAGGGTCGATGTCGCCGACCTCGTCGCCGCCTTCCCCGAACTCCCCAAGCCCGACGCCTGCGACCTGCTCGCGCTCTTCGAGCGAACGAGACTCCTCCGGCGATGCTGA
- a CDS encoding CAP domain-containing protein, which translates to MKYRIITALGLAAVSSVVLTACPGTSSVPGTNLLDLINQKRAAHSCNPVSGDDQLRAAAERHAVDIREHPDHYGPPGTDPPLRDIHTGTDNSDGGARIAAAGYAPLIRWGEIIYWAGGPPGNTPQATIDWWMHSDGHREQIETCEYTHAGIGLLYPGGTKWIAVVNFASH; encoded by the coding sequence ATGAAGTATCGAATCATTACCGCGCTGGGGCTGGCGGCAGTCTCCAGCGTTGTGCTCACCGCTTGCCCGGGCACCTCCAGTGTGCCGGGCACGAACCTGCTCGATCTGATCAATCAGAAGCGAGCGGCGCACAGCTGCAACCCGGTGTCGGGTGACGACCAGCTGCGCGCCGCGGCCGAACGGCACGCCGTCGATATCCGGGAGCATCCGGATCATTACGGCCCGCCCGGCACCGACCCGCCGCTGCGCGATATCCACACCGGCACCGATAATTCCGACGGCGGCGCCCGCATCGCCGCGGCGGGCTACGCACCGTTGATCCGCTGGGGCGAAATCATCTATTGGGCGGGCGGGCCGCCCGGAAACACCCCGCAGGCCACCATCGACTGGTGGATGCACAGCGACGGCCATCGAGAGCAGATCGAAACCTGCGAATACACCCACGCCGGCATCGGACTGCTGTACCCCGGCGGCACCAAATGGATCGCGGTGGTGAACTTCGCCTCTCATTAG
- a CDS encoding alpha/beta hydrolase family esterase produces the protein MSRRQKLAVVGILVCAVGSAACTSSETSRSESTTPATSVARPSEPVAAGQDHTVQLEFGGKSRSYVVHTPPGHDTLTSLPLVVVMHSFPGEPTQIARVSQWNAKADKEKALVVYPAGYSSAYNALVCCGSEDDVGFLRTVVAELIGGWKADPKRVYATGLSNGGDMSYKLAVELPDTFAAIAPVSGGFIGPKAADPNYTPSTPVSTITFLGGKDRYFEQFQAGITRWQENRACAPGVPETLAGAITRTKATCRDGSEVHVYRLSGMGHEWPGGEGAMADPTAGLSATDLAWEFFAAHTR, from the coding sequence ATGAGTCGGCGACAAAAATTGGCCGTCGTGGGCATTCTCGTATGCGCGGTCGGCAGCGCGGCATGCACGAGCTCGGAGACATCGCGCAGCGAATCGACCACGCCCGCTACTTCTGTCGCACGTCCGTCCGAACCGGTGGCGGCGGGCCAGGATCACACCGTCCAACTCGAGTTCGGCGGCAAGTCGCGCAGTTACGTGGTGCACACCCCACCGGGCCACGACACGCTGACCTCGCTACCACTCGTGGTCGTCATGCACTCCTTCCCCGGCGAGCCGACCCAGATCGCGCGGGTCAGTCAGTGGAATGCCAAGGCGGACAAGGAGAAAGCGCTTGTCGTCTACCCGGCCGGTTACTCCTCGGCATACAACGCGCTGGTCTGCTGCGGCAGCGAAGACGACGTGGGCTTTCTCCGAACCGTTGTCGCCGAGCTGATCGGCGGGTGGAAAGCCGACCCGAAACGGGTCTACGCCACCGGATTGTCCAACGGTGGTGACATGTCGTACAAACTCGCGGTCGAACTGCCGGACACCTTCGCCGCCATCGCGCCGGTGAGCGGCGGCTTCATCGGCCCCAAGGCCGCCGACCCGAACTACACCCCGAGCACTCCGGTGTCGACGATCACCTTCCTCGGCGGCAAGGACCGGTATTTCGAACAGTTCCAGGCCGGTATCACCCGATGGCAGGAAAACCGCGCCTGCGCGCCCGGCGTACCGGAAACCCTGGCCGGAGCCATCACGCGTACGAAAGCCACCTGCCGCGACGGCAGCGAGGTGCACGTCTACCGGCTATCCGGTATGGGACACGAGTGGCCCGGCGGGGAGGGCGCCATGGCCGATCCGACGGCCGGGCTCAGCGCAACCGACCTCGCCTGGGAATTCTTCGCTGCCCACACCCGGTAG
- the aztA gene encoding zinc ABC transporter ATP-binding protein AztA, producing MSPTPDPVAIRLSGLFAGYRGRAVLHDVTAEIPRGKVSALVGPNGSGKSTLLAVLAGVLAPTAGTVSHTYRHRPAFVVQHTSVPPTLPITVRQTVAMGRWAHRGPWRRLTRADRDLVDTCLGRLDLTELAARRLDDLSGGQRQRVLLARALAQEAEVLLLDEPAAGLDSATQQEISRILREISADGVTVLQATHDPAEAARADHRLTLRAGAVVTEQAQAPDDELTISAG from the coding sequence ATGTCCCCTACCCCCGACCCCGTCGCGATCCGGCTGTCCGGGCTGTTCGCGGGCTACCGCGGCCGTGCCGTCCTGCATGACGTGACCGCCGAGATCCCCCGGGGCAAGGTCAGCGCCCTCGTCGGGCCGAACGGGTCCGGGAAGTCGACCCTGCTCGCGGTCCTCGCCGGGGTACTCGCGCCGACCGCGGGGACGGTCTCGCACACCTACCGGCACCGGCCCGCGTTCGTGGTGCAGCACACCAGCGTGCCGCCGACGCTGCCGATCACGGTGCGCCAGACGGTGGCCATGGGACGGTGGGCGCATCGCGGTCCGTGGCGGCGGTTGACCCGCGCCGATCGCGACCTCGTCGACACCTGCCTCGGCCGTCTCGACCTCACCGAACTGGCGGCCCGCAGACTGGACGACCTTTCCGGCGGCCAGCGGCAGCGCGTGCTGCTGGCCCGTGCGCTCGCGCAGGAAGCCGAGGTGCTCCTGCTCGACGAACCCGCTGCCGGATTGGATTCGGCTACCCAGCAAGAGATCTCACGCATACTGCGCGAGATCAGCGCCGACGGGGTAACGGTGCTGCAGGCCACCCACGACCCCGCGGAAGCCGCCCGCGCGGACCACCGCCTCACCCTGCGCGCGGGCGCCGTGGTGACCGAGCAGGCGCAAGCACCAGACGACGAGCTGACTATCAGTGCGGGATAG
- the aztB gene encoding zinc ABC transporter permease AztB yields the protein MDWLFAPFEVAFVQRALWSGLLVSAICALAGTWVVVRGMAFLGDAMAHGMLPGVAVASLVGGNLLIGAAISCLAMALGVSALGRNRRLSADTGIGLLFVGMLAAGVVIVSRSRSFAADLTGFLFGDVFAVRTTDLVYLAVALVLAGLLAVLGHRAFVASTFDARTAHTLGLRPRLAHVTLVGLVTLAIVASFHIVGTLLVFGLLIAPPAAATYWADRIPTVMALAAVLGGLATVTGLLISWHAGTAGGATIAAVAVGLFFLSALAASMRDRLRGRGVRTAAATVSALAVLPLAGCGTATEPPAAVETPHGYVAGAEETAEPQSRLVLADRGTGAIQVLDLTTEKVVDAGKAEGVRAIAGDGRYGYVSATDSTRVVDSGSWLVDHGDHVHYYRAPIRDVGTIDGRVRAAHSDPAVAALQLDGGGTLVLDRAALDRGSIVERVRIADGTALPYAEHLLVVTGSGVQVRTRDNAAVGAIAEPCPDPRGQSVTRRGVVFGCADGALVVTRQDGEFVGEKIRYPQDAAERATAFTHRPGSATLTAPAGQQGLWLLDVRKRRWTLAPIGPVVAVNTAGEGAAILALTPDGVLHGIDAETGRETNRVALLEPLAPDAPAPVILVDTNRAYVNDAARRQVFEIAYNDNLRLARTFGVGLAPTHMVATGE from the coding sequence ATGGATTGGCTGTTCGCCCCGTTCGAGGTGGCTTTTGTGCAACGGGCGCTCTGGAGCGGCCTGCTCGTCTCGGCTATCTGCGCTTTGGCCGGCACATGGGTCGTCGTGCGCGGCATGGCCTTTCTGGGGGACGCGATGGCGCACGGCATGCTGCCCGGCGTCGCGGTGGCGTCGCTGGTCGGCGGCAACCTGCTGATCGGCGCGGCGATCAGTTGTCTCGCAATGGCTTTGGGCGTCTCGGCGTTGGGCCGTAATCGGCGGCTGTCGGCGGACACCGGGATCGGATTGCTGTTCGTCGGCATGCTCGCGGCGGGCGTGGTCATCGTGTCGCGGTCGCGGTCGTTCGCGGCGGATCTGACCGGCTTCCTGTTCGGCGACGTATTCGCCGTGCGCACAACGGATCTGGTGTATCTCGCGGTGGCGCTGGTGCTCGCGGGTCTGCTCGCCGTGCTCGGTCATCGCGCGTTCGTCGCGTCGACATTCGATGCGCGCACCGCGCACACCCTCGGACTGCGGCCGCGGCTCGCGCACGTGACGTTGGTGGGCTTGGTGACGCTGGCCATCGTGGCGTCGTTCCACATCGTCGGCACCTTGCTGGTGTTCGGGCTGCTCATCGCGCCGCCGGCGGCCGCGACCTACTGGGCCGACCGGATTCCGACGGTGATGGCGCTCGCCGCGGTGCTCGGCGGCCTCGCCACGGTGACGGGACTGCTGATCTCCTGGCATGCGGGCACCGCGGGCGGAGCCACCATCGCCGCGGTGGCGGTGGGACTGTTCTTCCTGTCCGCGCTGGCGGCTTCGATGCGTGATCGGTTGCGTGGCAGAGGCGTTCGTACTGCTGCGGCAACAGTGAGCGCGTTGGCCGTGCTCCCGCTGGCCGGATGCGGAACAGCCACGGAGCCGCCCGCCGCGGTCGAGACGCCGCACGGTTACGTGGCCGGTGCCGAGGAGACGGCCGAGCCGCAGTCGCGGCTGGTGCTCGCCGACCGGGGCACGGGAGCGATCCAGGTCCTGGATCTCACCACCGAGAAAGTGGTGGATGCGGGGAAGGCCGAGGGCGTGCGCGCCATCGCCGGTGACGGGCGCTACGGCTATGTGAGCGCGACGGATTCGACGCGCGTCGTGGACAGCGGCAGTTGGCTGGTCGACCACGGTGACCACGTGCATTACTACCGCGCGCCGATCCGCGACGTCGGCACGATCGACGGGCGGGTGCGCGCCGCGCACAGCGACCCCGCGGTGGCCGCGCTGCAGCTCGACGGCGGCGGGACGCTGGTGCTGGACCGCGCCGCGCTCGATCGAGGCTCGATCGTCGAGCGGGTCCGGATCGCCGACGGCACCGCGCTGCCCTACGCCGAGCACCTGCTGGTCGTCACTGGCAGCGGGGTGCAGGTACGCACGCGCGACAACGCCGCGGTCGGCGCGATCGCCGAGCCGTGCCCGGACCCGCGCGGGCAATCGGTGACCCGCCGCGGCGTCGTATTCGGATGTGCGGACGGTGCTCTCGTCGTGACGCGGCAAGACGGCGAATTCGTCGGCGAGAAGATCCGTTACCCGCAAGACGCCGCCGAGCGGGCCACGGCGTTCACCCATCGTCCGGGTAGCGCGACGCTCACGGCACCCGCCGGGCAGCAGGGCCTCTGGCTGCTCGACGTGCGGAAGCGGCGATGGACACTGGCGCCGATCGGCCCGGTCGTCGCCGTGAACACGGCGGGGGAGGGCGCGGCGATCCTGGCGCTGACCCCCGACGGTGTGCTGCACGGTATCGACGCCGAAACCGGCAGGGAGACAAACCGGGTCGCGTTGCTCGAGCCACTCGCCCCGGACGCCCCCGCCCCGGTGATCCTGGTCGACACCAACCGGGCCTACGTCAACGACGCGGCCCGGCGGCAGGTCTTCGAGATCGCCTACAACGACAATCTGCGCCTGGCCCGCACGTTCGGCGTCGGCCTGGCCCCGACTCACATGGTGGCGACCGGCGAATGA